From Candidatus Endomicrobium procryptotermitis:
TTTTACCGGCTTCAAAACATTTTAACATCCATGCCATATTTCTTCCCAAAACGCGCATTACCTGCATTCCTTCCAAATCTTTTAAAACGTCTGACGGCGCATTACCGTGCACCATGTTCCAATATTGAGAAGAAACAACTGGCATTGAAGATATGGCAAAATATTTATTAAGCTGGTCTAAAGTTGCAGTAGTTCCAGCGCGTCTTGCACAAACTATAGAAGCACCTGGCTTATACGCAAACGCTCCGGAAGAAGCGTAAAACATTCTGTCTAAAAAAGAACTTATCGTTCCCGAAGCCGAAGCATAATGCACTGGAGAACCAATGATAAGCCCGTCAATTTCATCAGCCTTTTTAAGAACTTCATTTACACCGTCATTAAAAATGCAACGTCTTGAACCGTCTAAACATTTTCCGCATGCCGTACAGCCCTGCACTGCTTTATTTCCTATATGAAAAATTTCGGTTTCTATTGCTTCTACATTTAAAGTTTTGGCAATTTCGGCAAGAGCAGTGTATGTGCAGCCCTTTTCTCTGGGACTTCCGTTAATAAGCAGTACCTTCATTTTATCCCCCCGGATAAGTCTTTGCAGACGTCAAATTAAAGCGACAAAACACAGTTAGCTCACGCCGAAAACCTGCGCTTGTCGACTACAATCTTCAAAGGCAGGCATGCTTTAGAATCGCCTCTGTCTGTCTTTATAACATGTCAGCCGCTAGGCCTTTTCTTTGGCTTTAATTTTTTTCCATATGATTTCTATGTCTTTTGTAGTTTTTACTTTATAATTTCCGAACACATGAGGGTGCCTGCGTATTAGTTTTTTGTTGAGTGTGCTTATCACACTTGCAATGTCAAACTGTTTGTTTTCTTTTCCTATCTGCGCATGAAAAACCACCTGAAGTAAAACGTCGCCTATTTCTTCTTCAAGATTTTTCATATCTTTTTTCTTTACGGCATTTTTCAATTCTTTTGATTCTTCAATAAAATATTTAACTAAAGATTCGTGCGTCTGTTGCCTGTCCCACAAACAGCCTGTCGGAGAACGCAGTTTTTCCATAATATTTACAAGCTTTTCAAACTCTTTCAGATACTTTTTCATGTTTTATCCTTTTAATGCACTATGGGTTTTGAAAATATGTTCATTATCAAAACTCCGATAAGTATAAACACGATTCCTATCAAAGATGGCAAAAGAAAATAAAACAAAACGCCGTAAAAAATAAAAAAGCTAGTTTTTCGTTTTCCCTCTTTAAGATTTTTCAGTAACTCCTGTCAAAAGAACGATACTGTACAGCTTCGGCTATATGCGCAGTTTTAATGTTCGGACTTTCTTCCAAATCGGCAATTGTTCTGGCGACTTTTAAAATTCTGTCATACGCTCTTGCCGACAAGCCCAGTTTTTCTATGGCATTTTTTAAAATATTTTTGGTTCCACCATCAAGAATACAGTGTTTTTTTATCTCTTTTACACCCATCTGTGAATTCGAATGTATTTTTGTATTCTTAAATCTTTCAAACTGTATTTTTCTTGCT
This genomic window contains:
- a CDS encoding flavodoxin family protein produces the protein MKVLLINGSPREKGCTYTALAEIAKTLNVEAIETEIFHIGNKAVQGCTACGKCLDGSRRCIFNDGVNEVLKKADEIDGLIIGSPVHYASASGTISSFLDRMFYASSGAFAYKPGASIVCARRAGTTATLDQLNKYFAISSMPVVSSQYWNMVHGNAPSDVLKDLEGMQVMRVLGRNMAWMLKCFEAGKKAGIKIPPPEPKRERTNFIRS